One window of Deltaproteobacteria bacterium genomic DNA carries:
- a CDS encoding N-acyl homoserine lactonase family protein encodes MKIRLLDFGALTADLGWTMEAAGVSTHSEPAPGTLRRNFQMLGALIEHPKRGVILYEIGPAPTWKELWPEPVQEVFGITRYEEENRLDKQLEKAGYTLKDVSAIIIGHLHLDHAGGLEFFRGMDVPIYVHEEELKYAFYAIATKQDFGAYIPHYIDASFNWKAVHGEEFQIFEGITLYHTPGHTPGVISMKVDLNNSGSFLFTSDTMFFKENFYDEKPPGWLIRDMGGWWKSLAKLKNIASLNDSHVILGHDGDIFAEYTKKPFYD; translated from the coding sequence ATGAAAATACGGTTACTGGATTTTGGAGCATTGACAGCGGATCTTGGGTGGACAATGGAGGCAGCAGGGGTGTCGACCCACAGCGAACCCGCCCCCGGGACCCTGCGACGGAATTTTCAGATGCTGGGTGCCCTTATCGAGCATCCCAAGCGCGGCGTCATTCTATATGAAATAGGCCCTGCCCCCACATGGAAAGAATTGTGGCCGGAGCCTGTACAAGAGGTGTTCGGGATCACGCGCTATGAGGAGGAAAACAGGCTTGACAAGCAATTGGAGAAGGCCGGATATACACTAAAAGATGTGTCGGCCATTATCATCGGCCATCTGCATCTGGATCATGCCGGGGGTCTGGAGTTTTTCAGGGGCATGGATGTGCCGATATATGTTCATGAAGAGGAGTTGAAATACGCTTTTTATGCCATTGCGACCAAGCAGGACTTCGGGGCCTATATCCCCCACTACATCGATGCGTCATTCAACTGGAAGGCCGTCCATGGAGAAGAATTCCAGATTTTTGAAGGGATAACCCTTTATCATACGCCGGGTCACACTCCCGGTGTGATATCCATGAAGGTGGACCTGAATAATTCAGGCTCATTCTTATTTACCTCGGACACGATGTTTTTCAAAGAAAATTTCTACGATGAGAAGCCGCCTGGATGGCTCATCCGGGATATGGGAGGTTGGTGGAAAAGCCTCGCCAAGCTCAAGAACATCGCCTCTTTGAACGATTCCCATGTCATTCTCGGTCACGATGGGGATATCTTTGCAGAATATACGAAAAAACCTTTTTATGATTAG
- a CDS encoding sigma 54-interacting transcriptional regulator, translated as MNQLSLSRNTIQSFCNVLRPMLSTEIMVIDENLIAVAGTGQYKKNVGTRRPRDSYVHKSIMYGESFEIEAPKETRECMRCEIRSMCPYSSVISSPIKYADRVVGIFGLLGYTHHQKRVMTDKALCLSRLSDEIADLMADMFVGKASDQERLLGSDEMTRIISSVEEGLILTDRNSQILNINEFGEKLLGAKRSELLGRSSEFLGQEIDMCASEFGKLENAKGASRKLSACRKPIKPDCPKDGHIIVFRHPVPAHAPKRTYVNAARGLEFIGRSEAVSELKDLVKKISKSSSTVLITGETGTGKELVASLVHYESLRKYNPFITINCSAVPDVLFESEVFGYSAGAFTGAHRNGKMGRFEMADKGTLFLDEIGYLSLDGQSKILRFLDNCVLEKVGGLNAPKIDVRIIAATNKNLNKMVQEKSFLEDLYFRLNVIPLHVPPLRDRLMDIPLLLEHFLGKTNQRLGHAVQGFSPEALAFLFAYQWPGNVRELKNIVEYVCNIRDAGLIELDDLPSYLREQRKVEKDRNLRTVDQVERLLVEEAIRLFGNSTKGKRAAAAYLGVSMATLYRRLSAMSRSKDMGCAPPQTGKKPSS; from the coding sequence ATGAATCAGCTCTCCCTTTCAAGAAATACCATTCAGTCCTTTTGCAATGTATTGCGGCCGATGCTCAGTACCGAGATTATGGTTATCGACGAAAATCTTATCGCCGTGGCCGGGACCGGTCAGTATAAAAAAAATGTCGGAACCAGACGGCCTCGGGATTCCTATGTCCATAAATCGATCATGTATGGAGAAAGTTTTGAGATAGAAGCGCCGAAGGAGACCCGGGAATGTATGAGGTGTGAAATACGTTCCATGTGTCCATACAGTTCGGTGATTTCCAGTCCTATCAAATATGCCGATCGTGTTGTTGGAATCTTTGGTCTTCTCGGGTATACCCACCACCAGAAAAGGGTAATGACAGATAAGGCGCTTTGCCTGTCGAGGCTGTCGGATGAGATTGCAGATCTTATGGCGGATATGTTTGTCGGGAAAGCGTCTGATCAGGAGAGATTGTTGGGTTCCGATGAGATGACCCGGATCATCAGTTCCGTCGAAGAAGGGCTGATCTTAACGGACCGGAATAGTCAAATTCTCAACATCAACGAATTCGGGGAAAAGCTTTTGGGGGCGAAAAGGAGTGAACTTCTGGGCAGGAGTTCTGAATTTTTGGGACAGGAAATAGACATGTGTGCCTCCGAATTCGGCAAATTGGAAAACGCAAAAGGGGCAAGCCGAAAACTCTCTGCCTGTAGGAAACCAATCAAGCCGGATTGTCCCAAGGACGGCCATATCATTGTATTTCGTCATCCTGTCCCCGCCCATGCCCCGAAAAGAACTTATGTGAACGCGGCACGGGGTCTGGAGTTTATCGGCAGATCAGAAGCTGTCTCAGAATTGAAAGATCTTGTCAAAAAAATCTCAAAAAGCTCCTCCACCGTCTTGATCACCGGCGAAACCGGCACCGGGAAGGAGTTGGTTGCGTCACTCGTCCACTACGAGAGCCTTCGAAAATACAACCCGTTCATCACCATCAACTGCAGTGCGGTTCCGGACGTCCTGTTTGAAAGCGAGGTATTCGGCTATTCAGCCGGGGCATTTACAGGGGCGCACAGAAACGGCAAGATGGGCAGATTTGAGATGGCAGATAAAGGGACTCTTTTTCTGGATGAAATCGGCTATCTCTCTCTGGATGGACAATCCAAGATCTTGCGATTTTTGGACAACTGCGTGCTGGAAAAGGTCGGAGGGCTGAATGCCCCCAAGATCGATGTCAGGATTATCGCAGCCACCAACAAGAATCTGAATAAAATGGTTCAGGAAAAATCGTTTCTGGAGGATCTTTATTTCAGGCTGAATGTGATTCCCTTACACGTCCCGCCTTTGAGGGACCGCCTCATGGATATTCCATTGCTTCTGGAACATTTCCTGGGCAAAACAAATCAACGTCTAGGACATGCCGTACAGGGTTTCAGCCCTGAAGCATTAGCCTTTCTCTTTGCCTATCAATGGCCGGGAAATGTTCGTGAACTCAAAAACATTGTCGAGTATGTGTGCAATATCAGAGACGCGGGCCTGATCGAACTGGATGATCTCCCTTCATATCTCCGGGAACAAAGGAAAGTGGAAAAGGACCGGAATCTGAGGACCGTCGATCAGGTAGAGCGTCTGTTAGTGGAGGAGGCGATTCGGCTATTTGGAAATTCCACAAAAGGAAAACGGGCGGCCGCAGCGTATTTGGGGGTGAGTATGGCCACTCTGTATCGACGGCTTTCAGCCATGTCGCGGTCAAAAGATATGGGATGCGCACCCCCCCAAACCGGGAAAAAGCCATCCTCCTGA
- a CDS encoding sensor domain-containing diguanylate cyclase encodes MGLEQKGMDMTASKSFLDKLVQTCPDGIIGIDRKGTVMIFNSAAETLTGRTAEAVIGKMPISTVYDVPERAKEIKKEIYAEDRGGQGRVEGIEVLVKGAGGRMIPIRLSAALIFEDDVEVGSVGFFHDLTDRKEMEEELRRRSITDSLTNLYNRRQFHTVLTEEMARSVRYGGPLSLAVLDLDNFKPFNDTYGHQEGDTILRLVAECIGSVFRSTDHAFRLGGDEFGVLLVETRLVDAGQVMERFRTHFAEKWPQRMAYLGRKLRPVAMSIGVAQMSPGEKADKLQLRADLAMYEAKNAGGDRVVLASKQIGV; translated from the coding sequence ATGGGATTGGAACAAAAGGGGATGGATATGACCGCGAGCAAAAGTTTCCTGGATAAGCTGGTTCAGACATGTCCCGATGGGATTATCGGCATCGATCGAAAAGGGACCGTGATGATCTTTAATTCAGCTGCTGAAACATTGACGGGTCGGACTGCTGAAGCGGTTATCGGGAAGATGCCTATTTCAACCGTATATGATGTCCCTGAAAGAGCGAAAGAAATCAAGAAGGAGATCTACGCTGAAGACCGGGGAGGGCAGGGACGGGTGGAGGGGATCGAGGTACTGGTAAAAGGCGCCGGCGGGAGAATGATCCCGATCCGTCTCTCTGCGGCATTGATCTTTGAAGATGATGTGGAGGTGGGGAGCGTCGGGTTTTTTCATGATTTGACCGACCGAAAGGAGATGGAGGAGGAACTGCGCCGGCGGTCCATTACCGACAGCCTGACGAATCTCTATAACCGGAGACAATTTCATACCGTTCTCACGGAAGAGATGGCCAGGTCCGTCCGATACGGAGGCCCGCTGAGCCTGGCCGTGTTGGACCTGGACAACTTCAAACCGTTCAATGACACCTACGGACATCAGGAGGGGGACACAATTCTTCGCCTGGTGGCTGAATGCATCGGTTCCGTGTTCCGCTCAACAGACCATGCATTCCGGCTGGGCGGAGATGAGTTCGGGGTGTTGCTGGTGGAAACCAGGCTTGTCGATGCCGGGCAGGTGATGGAGCGCTTCAGGACCCATTTTGCTGAAAAATGGCCCCAGAGAATGGCCTACCTGGGCCGGAAACTTCGGCCCGTGGCCATGAGTATCGGTGTGGCCCAAATGTCGCCGGGAGAAAAGGCGGATAAGTTACAGCTCAGGGCCGATCTGGCCATGTATGAGGCCAAGAATGCCGGCGGCGACCGGGTGGTTCTGGCATCCAAACAGATCGGGGTATGA
- a CDS encoding efflux RND transporter periplasmic adaptor subunit produces MRLKKNNKTLLDRTTAFSVLAGALLWASGCQNGNNQEAVPPPPPEVAVVTVSTRPVLLTTELPGRTSAFRIAEIRPQVSGLIQKRLFTEGAEVNAGDVLYQIDPAPFQAALDNAKASLAKAEANLPAIRSKAERYRKLAATSAISQQDYEDKTAALRQAEAEVEYWKASVKTARINLGYTRITAPISGRIGRSNVTDGALVTAYQPQELTTIQQIDPIYVDVAQSAAELQRLKHSLDAGRLKQSGENHKKVNLVLQDGTPYPLEGVLQFRDVTVDPTTGSVIIRAIFPNPRSVLLPGMFVRAVVQEGIAEESILVPQQGVSRNSKGEPIALIVDETGQVRQRRLTLDRAIDNQWLVTSGLSGGERLIVEGMLNVRPGATVKVVPFDNGKAGPKGGPPAGTGPGKGMKTG; encoded by the coding sequence ATGCGACTGAAAAAGAACAATAAGACCCTATTGGACCGGACAACGGCATTTTCGGTTCTGGCGGGTGCCCTCTTGTGGGCATCCGGCTGCCAAAACGGAAACAATCAGGAGGCCGTGCCGCCCCCTCCCCCCGAGGTGGCGGTGGTGACGGTGTCTACCCGGCCTGTCCTCCTCACCACGGAATTACCGGGCCGCACCAGCGCCTTTCGCATCGCGGAAATCCGTCCCCAGGTCAGCGGTCTGATCCAGAAACGCCTGTTCACGGAAGGGGCCGAAGTCAATGCGGGCGATGTGCTCTATCAGATCGACCCGGCCCCGTTTCAGGCGGCCCTGGATAATGCCAAGGCCTCCCTTGCCAAGGCCGAGGCCAATCTCCCGGCGATCCGTTCAAAGGCCGAACGCTATCGAAAGCTGGCGGCCACGAGCGCCATCAGTCAGCAGGATTATGAGGATAAGACCGCCGCCCTCAGACAGGCGGAAGCGGAGGTCGAGTATTGGAAGGCATCGGTAAAAACCGCCCGCATCAATCTGGGCTATACCCGCATCACAGCGCCCATCTCCGGCCGCATCGGCCGATCCAATGTGACGGATGGGGCCCTGGTAACGGCCTATCAGCCTCAGGAACTGACGACCATCCAACAGATAGACCCGATCTACGTGGATGTGGCCCAGTCCGCGGCTGAACTTCAGCGGTTGAAGCACAGCCTGGATGCGGGCCGGCTGAAACAGAGCGGAGAGAATCACAAAAAGGTCAACCTCGTCCTCCAGGACGGCACGCCATACCCGTTGGAAGGGGTACTCCAGTTCCGCGACGTCACCGTGGACCCCACCACCGGCTCCGTTATCATCAGGGCCATCTTTCCCAATCCCAGGTCGGTTCTCCTGCCGGGCATGTTTGTTCGGGCCGTGGTCCAGGAAGGCATTGCCGAGGAGTCCATCCTGGTGCCTCAGCAGGGGGTGAGCCGCAATTCAAAGGGAGAACCCATCGCCCTGATCGTGGATGAGACCGGACAGGTACGGCAGCGCAGGTTGACCCTCGACCGGGCCATCGATAACCAATGGCTGGTCACATCGGGCCTTTCAGGCGGTGAGCGTCTGATTGTGGAAGGGATGCTGAATGTCCGGCCGGGCGCCACCGTGAAGGTCGTCCCCTTTGACAACGGCAAGGCCGGGCCAAAGGGCGGACCGCCAGCCGGCACAGGGCCCGGAAAAGGGATGAAAACAGGGTAA
- a CDS encoding acyl-CoA/acyl-ACP dehydrogenase, whose product MPHREYYKLLSPEFKYTKAFCTDDDIAMAETIRKFVNKEIMPHRQDLEGGWHRDEKLALETQHELYAKLCDLGVTKSNLPAAYGGLGLSPVVRQMVNEEISRGDIGLGTMVGKIHWIVSFMLAANRDDLLKEFADRITGKESWTACVAITEPAGGANLEDPAQQYRTIRTVAREDGDDYVINGHKIWPGPSGPAEHFQSRHLKGHLGYWTVATTDPQKGEEGVGLFYIPPDAKGMTFSNPYEKMGFCWSDENVDIYFDDVRIPKKYRIDVEPGQGANIVRGYVIGLGRLAGAARLVGLSQAVLEIVLNSTKHREIVGIPQRDRSLFANHIAEMFRYMDVARQYYLSVTWQVMHPEIYGAHWSHEMIAKYSAARSFSADCAGFVCNRGMEMMGSYGYSYEFNLEKYMRDYKIVQMWLGGAQRDRLDIAQGLYGPFTWGGFDQWAQKQVLAK is encoded by the coding sequence ATGCCGCATCGAGAATACTACAAACTGTTGTCGCCTGAGTTCAAATATACAAAGGCGTTTTGCACTGACGACGATATCGCCATGGCCGAAACCATCAGAAAATTCGTCAATAAGGAAATTATGCCGCACCGCCAGGACCTGGAAGGAGGGTGGCACAGAGACGAAAAGCTCGCCCTTGAAACTCAGCATGAATTGTATGCCAAACTCTGTGATTTGGGGGTGACCAAATCCAATCTTCCTGCCGCTTATGGAGGTTTGGGGCTGTCCCCAGTCGTCCGCCAGATGGTCAACGAAGAGATCTCCCGGGGAGACATCGGCCTGGGGACAATGGTTGGAAAGATTCACTGGATTGTGTCGTTTATGCTAGCGGCCAATAGAGACGATCTCTTGAAGGAGTTTGCGGACAGGATCACCGGAAAGGAGTCTTGGACAGCCTGTGTGGCGATCACCGAGCCTGCGGGAGGAGCGAATCTGGAAGATCCGGCGCAGCAATACCGGACCATTCGGACCGTCGCCAGAGAAGACGGTGATGACTATGTGATTAACGGCCATAAGATCTGGCCGGGACCTTCCGGGCCTGCTGAACATTTTCAGAGCAGGCATCTAAAAGGGCATCTGGGGTATTGGACCGTTGCCACAACCGATCCTCAGAAAGGGGAAGAAGGCGTAGGCCTTTTCTATATTCCCCCTGATGCCAAAGGCATGACCTTTTCCAACCCTTACGAGAAGATGGGATTCTGCTGGTCCGACGAAAACGTGGACATCTATTTTGACGATGTACGCATCCCCAAAAAATACCGGATAGATGTGGAACCGGGCCAGGGAGCCAATATCGTCAGGGGGTATGTTATCGGTCTGGGGAGGCTTGCCGGCGCGGCTCGTCTTGTAGGGCTTTCTCAGGCGGTGCTGGAGATTGTGTTGAATTCGACCAAGCACAGGGAAATTGTCGGCATTCCCCAACGGGATCGTTCATTGTTTGCAAATCATATCGCAGAGATGTTCAGGTATATGGATGTTGCCAGACAATACTATCTATCCGTTACATGGCAGGTGATGCACCCCGAGATATATGGCGCCCACTGGTCTCATGAGATGATCGCCAAATATTCCGCAGCACGGTCCTTTTCAGCGGACTGCGCCGGCTTTGTCTGCAACCGGGGAATGGAAATGATGGGGTCTTATGGCTATTCCTACGAGTTCAATCTGGAAAAATATATGCGGGATTACAAGATCGTGCAGATGTGGTTGGGAGGAGCGCAGAGAGATCGATTGGACATCGCCCAAGGTCTTTACGGACCGTTTACATGGGGCGGGTTTGATCAATGGGCTCAGAAGCAGGTTTTGGCCAAATAA
- a CDS encoding TetR/AcrR family transcriptional regulator: MSNQRLPRREREKLRQRQEMLAAALDLFAEKGYHNVSMHEIAEKSEFAIGTLYTVFQNKEDLYKALVLEECDNFEEALVQAIETPDDDVEKLRNYVRIKGQMFRSNLPFIRLFLAESKGASFNIRAGLDEALRKRYYAFLERLAAVFESGIRNRRIRKIASPYHLALALDSVVDAFLLLWLESPGRHPYPENPDAILDIFFKGLIAQ; encoded by the coding sequence ATGAGCAACCAAAGACTTCCAAGACGGGAAAGAGAGAAACTGCGACAGCGTCAGGAGATGCTCGCGGCCGCACTCGATCTGTTTGCCGAAAAGGGGTACCACAACGTCTCCATGCACGAGATCGCCGAAAAGTCCGAGTTTGCCATCGGAACTCTCTATACGGTCTTCCAGAACAAGGAGGACCTCTATAAGGCCCTGGTCCTGGAGGAATGCGACAACTTTGAAGAGGCCCTGGTGCAGGCGATTGAAACGCCGGATGACGACGTCGAAAAACTCAGAAATTACGTCCGGATCAAAGGCCAAATGTTTCGCAGCAACCTTCCCTTTATCCGCCTCTTTCTGGCGGAGAGCAAGGGGGCGAGCTTCAATATCCGGGCAGGACTGGATGAGGCCCTTCGGAAACGATACTATGCGTTTTTGGAGAGACTGGCCGCTGTCTTTGAGAGCGGCATCAGGAACAGACGGATCCGGAAGATCGCTTCCCCCTATCATCTGGCCCTCGCCCTCGACAGTGTGGTGGACGCCTTTCTCCTGCTGTGGCTCGAATCGCCCGGGCGTCATCCCTATCCGGAGAACCCTGACGCCATTCTGGATATTTTTTTCAAGGGACTGATCGCGCAGTGA